The DNA window CAATGTCTCAGAGTGTTGTAAGACATGTCAAATGAAGGGAGTTTCTCTAATAAAGCTTGTTTGAATAGATATGCTTTAGTTGATTTGAAATTGAGCACATTTTGTGTCATTTGGATTTGTCAAAAGGAAAAATCTAATTCAATTCACATATCTAGGGACCTTGGACTCTGCTGCCCGAGGTCTCCGTCTGAACCCTGACGGAAGTCACTGTTCTGAAGGATGAAGATGGAAGTTCCAACACTTTCAGTGTGGCCCTCAGACATGACATGGGGTAGTACTTGCATTTTTTGCTGCTTCTATGAAAGCTGATCTTAGTTTTCCCTACAAGGAGTAAGTAAACATACACATATCCCAAAAAGTAATctttcccccccatccccagttCTCATCACAATCTAGAATTTATGATGAATTGGGTGAAGCATAACACTTGCTTCTGGTAGACATGGAATATCCTGATCAAAGTCCAATACATTTTGAACCTGCAATTTAGACATTGCACGTTTTATTCTAGGACAAAACCAAAACGATCAAGAATCGTCTACCGTAAACAGGTCATGGCGCCGCATCATACTGTGATCCCTGACAAatgctgcatgtgtgtatccTGTCTTTCCAAATCACCAGGTAACCCGATGCAACATTGTTAATGAAGTGAGTTCTGTTTCAGCTAGTCAGGGTAAGGTGCTGAAATGGTGCCTTGATTCTACATTGTGCTGTACCCAAGTATGGATGGTTGCCATGAacagaaataaatgttttaCAACAATGCCAGTTGAAGCCCATTGATATACAAATATTTCATATGGTGCACTGCACAATACAAGCATTGGTCAACAACTGTACATTTCCCCAACTGAAACTTAAAGATCTGTTCACTGTGGATGGTTACAAATTAAGTTTGGGATTGTGCCTCTATTCTTGGACCTCCATCCCATCATCCTTTTTCCCACGGCACGCTTCTCGTTTGTCCCTCTGTTCTTGGTTACTGTTGGCAAGCTCTTCGCTCTTCCTGTGGATGAAGTTGGACTAGGAAGAATGAAAAGGGGGACAGTGTAGTAACACGGATCATGGGGAATGTTACATGGATTCAGCAATGAATGATCAATCAACTGGATGTGAAAAGAACACAAGTTGAACCATAGCCATTTTATAGTACTAAATAGACGAGTGATCTGTACTCACCAGTGATGTACTCCTACGGGCTGCAAGCTTGACATCCTCCACAGATACTGTATTTCTCTTGGCATGTCTACATCCCGCCACAATCAGCAGTGTTCAAATGAGAAACAGTTGTGTAGTGGGCATTTTCTACATTTTATACTTCACCCATTTTATGAAAACTAAAGATGTGAGGACATACCTTGCAAAGGCCTCCAAGTCTTTTGCAAATATGTCTATGGAAAAACAATAATTGTAACATTAGCAAACTAGTACTTATGCTACATGTGTTGAATACTGGCAATGAAGCAGCCACCTATGAACCGacacaggttgtgtgtgtgtgtgtgtgagattgtccTTTTGAAAAATCAAATTTTATTCAGAACTGGGGAGTAGACATTTTCCGAATACCAGTTAGTAAGGTTGTGGAACTATGATGTAAACCTAATGTCAGGTCCGAGTTCATTTTACTTAATACAATGGTATTTCAATCGTCCAGAGCATTTCAACCCTGCCGTACACTCATTCTGGGAACAAATCAAAGAGCTGGAACTAACTCAATATCTTCTCAAGAACATATCGCACATGAATGCCAATTGAGAAATGTAAATTCTACACAATGCAGTCAGTGGCAAGTTTTGGAAGAGATCCTTAATACTCACCACATTGCCTGAATGTTGTTTCAGCTAAGGCTGCAATGACTTGACGGCTAAATGTCTTCTCATGATCTTCTCCTAAACTATCACAAAGCCGTCCCACGGTGAAGTGAACCGCTGCCTTCAGTCTCTGTGATAATCAATTGATTAAATAATATGATAATATAACCCAAACGTCTAAAATAAcatacgttagctagctagcctgcaATTCAAATTTGTTGTCACATCAAATAAGCTCTATATGCCTGGGAAAGTTTACGCATTGTACACAAAAGTGTCAATCACAATTTATTTAGCTAGCGTTTGCCGAGTTAGAAAATCAAGAGATATGAACACAACCTGAAGATGTTCTTCTTCGTCCATTGACTGTTTTTTGAAAGGTAGCTGCTTTACACAACTACTTCAGTAGACAAAGGCAGTAGTCTGTAAATGCTTGTTAAAAGTTGCACCGTGGAAATACTACCCGTATCTCCCGCCACATGCTAGAGACCCGGAAGTTACGAAAACGAACTACAATCATGGAGACTAGCAAGTCATTAATGGCATTCATAAGACCAACAAGCCCTTTGTTTGGCAATAATTCGTAATCTTAATAACAAAACTATGATGTCTCTGTGGAAACTATGATGTCTCTGTGGTGAAACGTTTATTTTCCAAATAAGTCCATATATGACTTATAGGTAGGGATAACTAGCACCACAGCCTCCAGGCTACCAATGATCTTGTTCCACTAAACATGTCCTGTATGTCATCATCATTTATGGACATATTCCCACAAAACGATTTTGAGGTCAATtgatttaatctttttttttttgaaaaatctAAAGAGCTTAATGTCtattataggcctatatatgttATGTATAGCTCTCAACATAAATAATTCACTTGTTTAGAAACAAAATATTGGATAAATAATATATGTTATGAAGTAGTAACATGTTGGATGAGTGTGTTGGGGGAAAAAACCTTTTCATGAAATAGCAAACCAAATATGAACTGTAGCCAGTTAATTATCTTTGAGTTTATTAGCCTTAACATAATCATCACCCACATACAGTTTTTCCCCAAACATTGCCCGTTTtctcttaaaaaaaatgttgggACAAAAATATCTAGACATACTA is part of the Hypomesus transpacificus isolate Combined female chromosome 9, fHypTra1, whole genome shotgun sequence genome and encodes:
- the cenps gene encoding centromere protein S — protein: MDEEEHLQRLKAAVHFTVGRLCDSLGEDHEKTFSRQVIAALAETTFRQCDIFAKDLEAFARHAKRNTVSVEDVKLAARRSTSLSNFIHRKSEELANSNQEQRDKREACRGKKDDGMEVQE